The Peromyscus maniculatus bairdii isolate BWxNUB_F1_BW_parent chromosome 14, HU_Pman_BW_mat_3.1, whole genome shotgun sequence genomic interval TTATGGCAGAACACAGTAATTATTTCAGACAGACCACGAACAGTTAGTTTCGACTTATACCTTTTTCAGTTATTTTAGCTTATGTTAAGCTTGTTTAAACATTAATTATTCTGGTTAATACATCTGGACCACGGTCAAGGTCATAGAAACCTCAAATGTGTTTCCAAGGTAGACACAACTTTTGAGGGACTACAGGGCTGAGAACGGAGAAAACAAAGATGGTGTTACCTCATTTTCcgcttcctccccttccttcctctcctctcctcctcctcctcctcctcctcctcctcctcctcctcctcctcctccttcttctctctctctctctctctctctctctctctctttcttgacaGAACCTGGCTCTACAGACCAGGACATTGAacaggtgatcctcctgcctcagcctctggagtggcCCTAGCCCATCACAGGCCTGTGGAACTGTACCAGCTGTGTATGTctttgtctgtgtctgagtgGATATGTCCAAATCGAATGTCTGAGAAAACTGCTGTGTACCAACAAAGAAGACATCCGCCCTTGGCCCTTGCCTTGGCACCCCTCCCATGACCATGGAAACAGGAAACAACATTAGGGAAGGCCAAGAAGACTCTGGTTTTTTTTGGGAGGAGGGTTCCCTAGTGCAGGGTTGGGCCTGAATCCAGGAAGGAGCTATCTCTGGGGTGGGGCAGTGGATGGAAGGAACATGGCCAGGGTCATTGACCAACTTGCCTTAGCAAGTGTCTTttgggtgggaggtgggaagggcCTGTCAAGGAGTCCCTGGGTGCAGCTGGATAGAAGCATGGACAGCCATTTGCTCTGAGGCCACACACATGACCCTACTAGAGCCATCCCACAGGACATCACCCCCACAGGTACGCCTGCAGGCCCGGGGTTATGCATGTGTGTCCAAGCACTCAGCCTCCTGCACACACCCTACCAGAGGGAGGCAGTCTGCCAGGTGCCCTGTGCCTCCACCCAGTGCCCGCCCCTGGCAGGCAGTAGTTGGCTTCTTCTACGGATAGTGAGGTAGTTTGCTTTGTGTGTGGCCAGGCCCCAGAATCTGTGATGACAGACACACCACCCTTCTAGATGGTTCTTGGCCTCCCTGGTCTCCAGAGCCTCTGCTCATTCCCACCCCCCCTTTGCCGCCTCTCTTCTCAGTAGGCTAGGTCAGGAGCTATAGAAGTTTGGACCTTTTTTCAACAAGTAGGCAAGAGAATGGGAGTCTCTCCTTTAGGACGTGTGCACCCCTGCTCTGGAGCCCCCAGCCTGTAGTAAAGGGTCTTCAAAATGTCTTTGTAGATCTGGGCATTTGTGGAGTCCCAGTTTGGGGCAAAACTGTGGCCTCGAGTTAGGGAGCCCTGGGAAGAGGGTAGAGAGTTCTGGGGGAGGAGTGTTTGTACCTGGGGGTAGTCCTTGAAGTGTGGCTTTTATATTGGACACATGGCGCATCAGCAATCCCACACACAGCTTGGGAGCTCTGATCCCCACCCCAGCCAGTAAGATAAAGGTACCCTAGATCCTCGCCACAGGGTCAGGACTGAAGACTGATAATGGTAGGCGAGTGTGAACAAAAGGCTCTGTCGGGGCTGAGCCCAAGACACAGGGTCCCTGAGCATTGTCAAGGATGGTCTTCTGAGCTGCCAAGAGCGGCCACCGGGCCTGGCCTGAGATGAGGTCTTGTTTTTAAAGGAGTGTGTGAAGGGCAGCCGAGGACTCTGGTGATACGGTGTGAGAACGCCCGGCTAACAGCAACCACACCATCAGTGTGTTAGGCAATGTTCAGAGCCCAGCCCCCATGGAGGCCTGAATGTAGTGACCAGGTCGGTCTGCAAGTCGGCAGAGCACTCTGAAACCCAGGTTCCCTGGGTCAGTGCAagcgcccccgccccccacacttTATTTACTACTGTAGGGGTAGTCCAGTCTCTACCTGGTACCAATCACGGCTCAGCCTCTTCCTTAGCTGGGCGGTGGACTTGGACCGCTGATCTCCTTCACCCAGAGATAAGGACTGTTCTTCTTCATCAGGGAGGCGACCTGGGCGTGGCCTCGCCCTGCGTTCCTTGCCTTGACCTCTATTCTCCAACCTCGAACTGATGGGTCCTCAAACTTAGATTCTGAAGTCCCTGCGGCAGGAAGGGCTTTTCCTGAAGTCAGAAGTCCCCTCTTCTGAATTCCCCTGGTGAAGTTGTGGCTGCAGTCCAGTCAGCTGGCAAAGGTCAGGGTGTTCACTTGCGTCTGGCCAGGGTGGACCTGCTGGCGTCTGCGTGGGTTAGAGCTGGGAAAGGCTGGGAGGGGTTAGATCTACAAGGCTGAGACTCTCTGAATGCTCTCAACTCTGTTTCTCAGAGGAGGCAGGGTCAAAATACGTGTAGAATTTTTGAATGATGTTTTGCATCTATCTGCGCTTgaatttactttgtgtgtgtgtgtgtgtgtgtgtgtgtgtgtgtgtgtgtgtgtgtgtgtgtgtgtgtgttttgaaacagggtctcaccctagagaccagattggcctcaccAGTTTTAGTAGGACGGGCAAtcccaccacgcccggctttatCTGAACTTCAGAAGTTTCTTGTGCCCACCCCGGTTCCTGCTAGCTCTCGCAGGTGCAAGGAGCAGGGTGACCCTGATAGGACGCTTCTTCTTTCGAGGGGAGGACCCAACGTCCGCTATTCAGGACCGCGGGCTTGCCCTGCCCCAGGCAGGGGGCGGGGCCTAGGCCCACAGGAGCTGCCCGGCTCCTCTGAGGGTCCCCAGAAGACCCAGCGCCCCGGCATGGCACTTGGCCAGTTTGTCCTGACAGAGGCGAGCATGGGCCAGATGACCATTCTTGGCCAGTTGGTCAGGATCGGAGATCCCAGGGGTCCAAGTCCCGGACtcagggggcggggcaggggcggggcctTAAAGGGCAGGGCCCGTAGGGTCCCTGAAAAGCGCGGACCAGGCAGCCGCCACCCAGTCCAGAGCCTACAACCTACTTCATTCTAATTGCAGCCGCTTGTGCAGGACCAAGTTCCGCCATGCCGAAGTGCCCCAAGTGCGACAAGGAGGTGTATTTCGGTGAGCATGCTTGGGTGTCCCAGCCTCTCTCCACATGCCCGCGGGCGCACCCCAGGCAATACGCGGAAGCGTGGCCCGGAGGCGGTCAGTGCTGGGTTGTTCAGGTGGGCGGGAGTGCCTAGAGTCCCGAGCATCGCCTAGGATCGAACCCATGGACCTTGTCCGGGGCGTGAGGGACAACTTGGTGCTAAACGGAACCGACATCTGTGCCCACTCGCTGTCTTATGTTTTGGGGGTCGGTCTCCTAGTCTCCTTGCCTCTGGGTCTCCAGGTCTCCATGACTCCCATGATTTTGGGTCTCCCCCTCTCTCGGTGACCCTCGCCCCTGGATCCGTCTGTCTCTCCGTCTGTCTCTCCCCCGCTTCTCTCTGCGTGCCCTGGGCGGGATCCCCGCGGGATAGGAAGGAACGCAGGACTGAGGCGGCCCCTCCCAACGCTAAGTAGAAACAGACGCGGAAAACCACGTCCGGGGGTGCGATCTCCGGTGTGCTCATTTTCGTGCTCTTCGCGCGCCCTAGGGCTCCCCATAAGAGGGTGTTTGATTAAGTCCCTTCGCCCCCGCCGTGGAGAAGGGTGAGCTCAGGTTCATTTAGCCAGCCACCAGCACGGAGGTCGGAGGTCCTAGAGGACTTAACCCGGAGGACCTAGCCTTAGCTCCTCCAGACTTGCCCTCCAACACCACTATGCCTTGTCCCTCAAGTCTGAAGGCGTCCTCCTGTTCAGCCCTACAAGCCCTCGGGGGTCACATCCCTGTGGGAGCGCTTGGAAATGCCCCCACCaatgagctggggtggggtgggtggcccactcctttagtcccagcacttgggaggcagaggcaggaggagctctgtgagttcaagaccagcctggtctacaaagtgagttctagaagagccagggctgttacacagagaaaccctgtctcaaagaacctgaggtggggggaagagaagagaaggggaggggagaggagaagagggaagagagagagagagagagagagagagagagagagagagagagagagagagagagagagagagagagagagaatatccctCCAGTAAGGCGACCCTTCTGGTTTGAGCCGCAGGACTGGCTGAGAGGACCAGGGGTGCCTCCTCTATGGAGCTCAGGGGCAATCTGGGGACCCAGGGTGGGCTGCCACATTGAGAGGATGAAGCCTAGCTGTGTGTGCAGCAGAAGAGGGCGTCCAGGGACCCCAGGGTCTCAGTGGGTTTGTGCTTTTGCAGCTGAGCGAGTGACGTCCCTAGGCAAGGACTGGCATCGGCCCTGCCTGAAGTGTGAGAAATGTGGGAAGACGCTGACCTCGGGGGGCCATGCCGAGGTAAGGGACCGCCAGGGGCCAGAGGGAGGAGCAGTGGGGGGCTGGGATGGCAGCCCCCCCCTCATCTTCTTCTCCTTGTAGCATGAAGGCAAGCCCTACTGCAACCATCCTTGTTACTCAGCCATGTTTGGGCCCAAAGGTATGTGGTTGGACCTCTTCCCAAACGGGCCTCCCATctctcctggccccctccccccaacccaccgatctcctgtttatttattttttttttgttttgttttgttttcaggctttGGGCGAGGTGGAGCTGAGAGCCACACTTTCAAGTAGACCCAGGTACTGTAGCtccatctccagtcccacccagtcCACCTGCCTGCAGGATGGGCTCAGCCCTAGTGGAGTAAATAACAGAACCTGGAGATGTGCTCACTTTTGTCTGTTTCTCCTTACAGGTTGTGGAAACCCTCTCTTCCCGCCCAGGCACATGCCAGGCCTTAACCCCGGACAGCGGGGGGCTCTCAGTAGCCCTTCATGCCCTTAATAAACCTGATCTTTTGGAAGACCTGTGTGCTTGTCTACCAGTGTGTGTTGGAGGGGAGCGGCCGTGGGAGCCTCAGCTCCAGGCCTGATGCAGGGCACTTGctttttctgctgctgctgctgtggacaTGGCCGCCCACTATCCTTTGCGGGAGCAGGAGTTCAGGTCTACCGCTAACTTCGGGACCCATGAAGCTCCTGTAGCCCTTAGTGGTTCTGGCCTGGGGTGACAGGGTCAGCAGGAACATGGAGCCTGGGAGTGGGTGGGGCTGGCCACAGTTCAGAGGGTGAATCAGTGGGAGCTGGTATGGTTCCCTTTTTGAGAttctttcggggggggggggggagttgtgtGGACTTCTTGCCTATGCCATTTCCACTTCCTGCAACCCCACCCTGTCCCCAGAAGTGTACCCTGGTGgatggtctgcagctgctcaacGGATACCACATCCATATTTGCCCCCCCCCAATGCCCTGGGTGGCCTGGTGCTCTAGTAGAAGTTGAGGGCTGGCTCTGTGGTACTAGGAAGGGCTTTCTGGAAACTCTTGTAGAGCGAGGCAACCCtctgcttccccttcccccaggccACTGGCCATCCAAGACCCTTTGGGACTTAACAAGGCCACAAAGGTCTCGGCTGTGAGTGCCCGGTGGCTTTGCCTGTCTTAGTCTTTGGCACCTATACTGCAAGAACGAGCCTGATAGGCTGTTGGTAAGTCCTGTAAGTGGCCTACAGTgaagtgcgtgtgtgcgtgtgcgtgtgtgtgtgtgtgtgtgtgtgtgtgcgtgtgtgcgtgtgtgcgcgtgcgtgtgtgcgtgtgttacTGGGCGACTCTGGAATCCCAACAGGTAGAGGCTGTAGTGCTTTAGGGGACAACAGTACGGAGCAGAAGAGGTCAACCTGAGATCTTAAGAGTTTCCTCGTGGGAGGGGTGTGAGTGTTGggacagacctccaggtcttggGTGTCCAACAACACCCGCAGAGGACCTGCAAGAGACGCGTGTGGGAGAAGGGCAGAAGCTCTCCTTGCCCTGTTGTCTCTCACCCTGGAGGACCCTGTCTCCCTCATAGTCGCAGCCCCCTGCACCCAGCTCCACGTCTCCCAACTGGGGCATCCGTGGGGTGAACTCTCAGCAGCAACCCGAGGCCTGTGGGAACGAGCAGATCAGGCGGGGCAAGTGCATAATATTGCAAAGAGGCTTGGAGAGGCAAAGGGCTCCTTAAGGGTGTATCCGGAGTTCCTTGGCACCGTAGCCAACACTGCGCGGTCTTTTGTGTTTAAGGTTGCAGCACACTGCGAGTGTGAGGGTGTGCAGAAGCAGGGCCGAGACCCAGGGCGGCAGGAGCAGGTAGGGCCTAACTGGGCTTGGCCATTTGGCACCAGCAGCCCTAGCTGCTTGGCAAGGGCCCAGGAAGGACACCCCGAGGCAGGATAGCCGAAGGCACCCGGATGAGCGAGGAAAAGTCTGCAGCAAGATGTCATATGAGGGGGTAAAGCGGGGAGCAGGAGCACAGGGGAGGTTAAGGTAAAGGTGAGCCAACGGTCCCGCACTTCCGGGGGGCGTGGCCACCCTGCCGGTGCGGTTAAGGGGGCAGGTGTCCAGAGTCCTTTGCCCCTCCCTCTCACCCCAGTTTCCTCTTCCGCGCCgcaccctctccctctccacctgcctctctcccgGCTTTATTGAGACGTAGAGCACACATAGTACTGTCCACTGTCCCAGTCATTTCTGGTGACATCGAGTGCACAAAGCTTGGCTTGTGCCCGCTCGAGCGCACAGGCCCCCGCCCCCACAGTCCCGCCGGCGCGTCCCGGGATCCCCGGAGGCGGTGTCCGGCCTTTGTCCGGCCCTCCTCCACACGCACAGGAGCATTCACTGTGCCCTCTCGTCCCCGGTTTCCTACAGAGGCTGTTCTGGTAAAGGTTGTGGCCACGTAGCAGCCTCATGCCCATTGCTGGGCACAATTCCGGTCCTGCTTGTGGTGCGGGCGTCTTTCCCCCCGCTCTCCAGGTTGGACTCTGGGTTCACTCTGCCATTGTCGTGGAGCTGCTGTGTACGTCcacgtttttgttttttgtttttccttgcagGGTTCTCACGGCTTACCGGGATCGACCCTGTAGGGCGCGAAACTTAAGTTCAACCTTACAAGGAGGTGGCCGCACCCTTATCTACAGTGGAGAATTTCCCTCACAAGCTCGTCTTCTGGTGGCTGTAGGGAGGGTGACAACGGGGACAAGGATGTCTGGGGCTGCACATGAGAGGGAGGGTGGCATTCTCGGGAGACTTCTGGCGACGTGGCCCCCGGAACTCCCCACCCAGTTTGCGGGGCTCGGCTTCGCCTCCTCGCGGGTCCCTGACGCCCCCTGGCGGTGAGCTCCGGGGCGGCTCCGCGGAGACCCGGCCTCCGTGTTTGGGTGGAGCCGAGCTGCTTCCTCCGCGCCTCCGGGGGACGCTCGGGCGCATGCGCGCCCTCCAGCCCCGCGCTCCTGGGAGGTCTCTGGGAGGTTGGCAGCTGGAGGTGCTGATTGGTGAGTTCCAAAGCCGGCGGAGTTGGCAGATCCAAGGCCCCGCCCCCTCAACCAGACCCCGGAAGTGCCTGTCTACGGGATAGACTGGTAGGCACTCAAAGGCCAGGCGCACCGCTCATTGGACTTGGGCGGAGAAGGCGGGTCCCAGCGCAAGCCGTGATTGGTCGCTGATCCTGGCCTGGCCCGGGCGGGCGATCCGAGAGTGCCCGGTGCTGGCTGGCTGCATGGGGCGGCGGAGGCGCCGGGTGGAAGGGGCGGCCAAGGCCCTGCCTGAGGCTATCGCTGCGCTGAGTCGGTCCCTGCCCGCTGGGCCCAGCCCCGAAATCTTCCGCCGCGCAAAGTTTGACCGTCCAGAGGCGGTGAGGCTACCAGGGTAGGCGGCCGGGGGCGGGGCAGGCCTCGTCCTGGGCTGACGTAGGTGATACCTTGATGTCCGCTGATTACAAACTCCTTCGCTGCAGGCTCCAGTGCTCTGGCAGCTTCTCTTCCGAGTGCTCTCACCGCTTGCTGCAAACAGTGCCTTGACCGACCTTGCTCCAGGTAAGCCGGGTCCTCTTACCTGGACCTTGCTCCAGGTAAGCCACGCCCCCGAGGCCCTTGTTTCTACTCCCCCAACTCGGTCGACCCAGTTCTGCCCTGACTCAGTAAGTCCCGCCCCATGAAAGCTCCTCCTTTGTCTACCCCTCTTTATTCAACTCGAATGCCCCCTTGTTGCTGGTACCTGCCTCTCCCCTCTCGTGACAGCTCTGTCCCGCCCACTTCTTTAAGCCCCGGTTTCCACTACCCGTTTTCCCTTGCTCACCTGGCTAGCCGTGGCTCTGAGACTGGCTAGACCCTGAGCCAACCCATCACAGAAATCCTGCCTCCCGGGCCTCCTTTGTTCGCTCTGAGCGGGCTCTCAGCTTAGGGGTGCTCCCAGGTCCCCGGAAGGACCCAGGGGACATCTCCAGGTTGGCACCCCGTGAGCTGGTGGTTTCCTATTCCAGAGGCCCAAGCCCATGTGGTGAAGTCAGCACTGGGCTCCCAAGGCTACCCCAGGTCTGCGCTGGTACAGTTTCCTGCGGGCAGTTCTCAGGGAAGCCGGGAACTGCTGCTGGCCCTGGCCTGGCTCCTGGCACGAGGACCTTTGCTTGAGCAGCTGCTTGCCCAGACCCGGGTGCAGTTGGGGGATCAGTTGCCCCAGTGTGAGGTGAGTATGTAATGAGGGTGTCTCAGCCCAACTCTGCTCAGAAACCCCTGTCCCAAGTCCTTGGTGCAGTCCTCAAAAGGGCTCATCCAGCTTCCGGGCTGAGGATACAGAGGCTTGATCCTGTGCTAGCAGCATGCCTCCTTGTCCTGGTCCTTCCTTTAGGATGAGATGGGCTGTATAGCAGGGCTGACTCTTGTTCCCTCTCCAGTGTGAGGTCCTGGCCAGCCCTGGTCATCCTGCACCCCATGTGGAGACAGAGAGTCCTGTGGATCTCCGACTAGTGGAATGG includes:
- the Crip1 gene encoding cysteine-rich protein 1, with the protein product MPKCPKCDKEVYFAERVTSLGKDWHRPCLKCEKCGKTLTSGGHAEHEGKPYCNHPCYSAMFGPKGFGRGGAESHTFK